A single genomic interval of Hevea brasiliensis isolate MT/VB/25A 57/8 chromosome 4, ASM3005281v1, whole genome shotgun sequence harbors:
- the LOC110642433 gene encoding THO complex subunit 6 yields MCGDATNWDENAYRERILKEREIPTLTVFRTVWAPSPNPSPDTVVVASSDGSIASYSISSCISKLPLGFSNANAQQVEPTAFLQGHEGPAYDVKFYGEAEDALLLSCGDDGRIRGWKWKEFTQLEAPISLKGIHIQPVLDLMNPQHKGPWGALSPIPENNAIAVDKQEGCIFSAVGDSCAYCWDVETSKIKMVFKGHLDYLHCIVARNSTNQIITGSEDGTARIWDCKSGKCVQVIDSEKDKKLKRSSFVSCVALDASESWLAFSNGQNLSVWNLPASECVTRASIRASIQDVIFEDNQVLAVGAEPLLSRFDINGAIVSQIPCAPQSAFSVSIHPSGVIAVGGYGALVDIISQFGSHYCTFRCKCV; encoded by the exons ATGTGTGGAGACGCAACGAACTGGGATGAGAATGCATACAGGGAGAGGATATTGAAGGAGCGAGAGATCCCAACCCTAACCGTTTTTAGAACCGTATGGGCTCCCTCTCCAAACCCTAGCCCTGACACCGTCGTAGTTGCTTCCAGTGACGGATCAATCGCTTCTTACTCTATCTCCTCTTGCATCTCCAAGCTT CCATTGGGTTTTAGCAATGCCAACGCTCAACA GGTTGAACCTACTGCCTTTCTTCAAGGGCACGAAGGGCCAGCATATGATGTCAAATTCTATGGTGAAGCTGAAGATGCTTTATTATTGAG CTGTGGGGATGATGGTCGAATTCGGGGTTGGAAGTGGAAGGAATTTACACAATTAGAGGCACCCATTTCTTTGAAAG GAATTCACATACAGCCAGTACTTGACTTGATGAATCCCCAGCATAA AGGTCCTTGGGGTGCTCTTTCCCCAATCCCTGAAAACAATGCCATTGCTGTGGATAAACAG GAGGGATGCATATTCTCAGCTGTTGGTGATTCTTGTGCATATTGTTGGGATGTG GAGACTTCTAAGATCAAAATGGTTTTTAAGGGACACTTGGACTACTTGCATTGTATAGTTGCCCGTAATTCTACCAATCAG ATCATAACTGGTTCAGAAGATGGAACTGCAAGAATTTggg ATTGCAAAAGTGGGAAGTGTGTCCAAGTAATTGATTCAGAGAAAGATAAGAAGTTGAAACGATCCTCATTTGTTAGCTGCGTTGCTCTTGATGCAAGTGAGAGCTGGTTG GCTTTTAGCAATGGTCAGAATTTATCAGTTTGGAATCTTCCGGCTTCTGAATGTGTTACAAGGGCTTCTATTCGTGCATCCATACAGGATGTGATATTTGAAGACAACCAA GTTTTAGCTGTTGGAGCTGAGCCTCTACTCAGCCGTTTCGACATAAATGGGGCAATTGTTTCACAAATACCATGTGCTCCTCAGTCAGCATTTTCTGTCTCTATACACCCATCTGGA GTGATTGCTGTTGGAGGTTACGGAGCTCTTGTAGATATCATTTCCCAGTTTGGAAGTCACTATTGCACATTCCGCTGCAAATGTGTGTAG